Proteins encoded within one genomic window of Humulus lupulus chromosome 1, drHumLupu1.1, whole genome shotgun sequence:
- the LOC133805835 gene encoding uncharacterized protein LOC133805835 has protein sequence MNENDVVPRTFRALVESADRKFARVRDVPAYGRVHNQHYFQKVFKAYMRLWKYQQENRSRLVESGLNRWEIGEIASRIGQLYFGQYMRTSEARFLVEAYVFYEAILNRRYFEGSKGLGKDLGVRFKELRFYARFLMVSFILSRTDMVNHLLDRFKALVDECKANYRDTNFKEWRQVVQEIVRFMKVDTSFTNARPLRYCATYDSHPASVPYVTRFHAKKVLKFKDALLTSYHRNEVKFAELTLDTFRMLQSLEWEPTGSFYQRRPPESKENGSFTDHSGASGLIDINLAADMTDPSLPPNPRKAILYRPSVTHLIAVMATICEELPPDSVMLVYLSASGKVGRNVASMEYLGGSQKLSRNKVHELSSTLSHSCVIDKGESSSGDYDKYLWFGPRGHGGSNNLYPGDVIPFTRRPLFLIIDSDNSHAFKVIHGAERGEPAALLLSPLRPSYKNPSDADIAQNGSQFTFFLTAPLPAFCQLIGFSNPEAENDVYNEAEDILSTAFTDWEVILLRSTSLDLVWAQVLSDPFIRRLILRFIFCRSVLFYFCPPEDSEQCLPTCLPSFPNSVSPDSKVVQGAVLRLANHFKVADYFHFTDT, from the exons ATGAACGAAAACGACGTCGTTCCGAGGACGTTTCGGGCGCTGGTGGAGAGTGCGGACCGGAAGTTCGCTAGGGTTCGTGACGTGCCTGCGTACGGACGGGTCCATAACCAACACTACTTCCAGAAAGTGTTCAAGGCCTACATGCGGCTATGGAAGTACCAGCAGGAGAACCGGTCCAGGCTCGTTGAGTCGGGGCTTAACCGATGGGAAATCGGTGAGATCGCAAGCCGGATCGGCCAGCTCTACTTCGGTCAGTACATGAGGACCAGCGAGGCTAGGTTTCTCGTCGAGGCTTACGTTTTCTATGAGGCAATTCTCAACCGGAGGTACTTTGAGGGATCCAAAGGCTTAGGTAAGGATCTCGGTGTCAGGTTCAAGGAATTGAGGTTCTACGCCAGGTTTTTGATGGTTTCTTTCATCTTGAGCCGTACGGATATGGTGAACCATCTTCTGGACCGTTTCAAAGCTCTCGTTGATGAGTGTAAAGCCAATTATAGG GATACTAATTTCAAAGAATGGAGGCAAGTGGTGCAAGAAATTGTTAGATTTATGAAAGTTGATACGTCCTTTACGAATGCTCGGCCATTGCGTTATTGTGCTACATATGATTCTCATCCAGCATCTGTCCCGTATGTGACTCGTTTTCATGCAAAGAAGGTCTTGAAATTTAAAGATGCACTACTAACCAGCTATCACCGGAATGAG GTTAAATTCGCTGAACTCACATTGGACACATTTAGAATGCTACAATCTTTAGAATGGGAGCCAACTGGATCCTTTTACCAGAGGCGTCCACCAGAATCAAAGGAGAATGGTTCTTTTACTGATCATTCTGGGGCTTCTGGATTGATAGATATAAACTTGGCAGCAGACATGACTGATCCATCTTTACCTCCAAACCCAAGGAAGGCTATTCTCTATCGTCCTTCTGTTACCCATTTAATAGCG GTTATGGCTACAATTTGTGAGGAGCTACCCCCAGATAGTGTTATGCTTGTGTACCTTTCAGCCTCAG GGAAGGTTGGTCGTAATGTTGCTTCAATGGAATACTTGGGAGGGTCTCAGAAATTGTCAAGAAACAAAGTCCACGAGCTTAGCAGTACTCTGTCTCATTCATGTGTAATTGACAAGGGAGAGTCTTCAAGTGGAGATTATGATAAATATTTATGGTTCGGGCCTAGAGGACATGGTG GTTCAAATAATCTATATCCTGGAGATGTTATTCCATTTACACGTAGACCTCTTTTCTTGATTATTGATAGCGACAATAGCCATGCATTCAAG GTTATACATGGTGCAGAAAGAGGGGAGCCAGCTGCACTTCTTCTTTCACCTTTGAGACCATCGTATAAAAACCCATCTGATGCGGATATAGCTCAAAATGGAAGTCAGTTTACATTTTTCTTGACTGCTCCCCTGCCAGCATTTTGCCAATTGATTGGCTTCTCAAATCCAGAAGCTGAAAAT GATGTTTATAATGAGGCTGAGGACATACTCTCCACGGCTTTCACTGATTGGGAAGTTATTCTACTGAGATCTACAAGTCTGGATTTGGTTTGGGCACAAGTTTTGTCTGATCCTTTCATTCGACGACTTATTTTGAG ATTCATATTCTGCAGATCGGTGCTCTTTTACTTCTGTCCTCCAGAAGATAGCGAGCAATGTTTACCGACGTGTCTACCCTCATTTCCCAATTCTGTCTCCCCAGATTCTAAAGTTGTTCAGGGTGCTGTTCTACGGCTTGCAAATCATTTTAAAGTTGCTGACTACTTTCACTTTACTGACACGTGA